A section of the Sporanaerobacter acetigenes DSM 13106 genome encodes:
- a CDS encoding ABC transporter ATP-binding protein has product MKNRQVLKVFNKTIKEIMPSIYLWLFIGAIASALNTLLTIMIPKLLIDAVMKKVTISYLLKMLLVIGVSKYVLLETNKWIVIKQNNQKGILNQRTMKRFAKKITAIDYSYLEDPDILDLKERATFAVQSYGALEVIVNSMIKFLTAVFTLVGISGIIIQFNYLFLLIIFVLSALSLVFSYRIVIETQKSTQLVIPINRKYNYYVGQCLNGSQQNDFRIYNMSDMMVDKIADLNMESMRWFDKLYIKIANILSIQSLLNHLTQFVTFTYGAIRVLSTQFGTKITIGEFTLLVGASQQFSTAFMFAVESYFKFIESLNYLEPFAQFMALPESEEKHGEIVPESFETLEFHNISFSYPKSEKKILNNISFSIHKGEKISIVGLNNAGKSTIVKLICRFYRPDEGEILYNGRNIEEYDYDEYMKILAVVFQDYKLFPFTIRENIVAGRTNVSDEEIWQVLEETNIKAAICELPKGLDTYLDKHIHEDGTDFSGGQRQKLAIARSVVKQGELVILDEPTAALDPLAESEIYEDFHRLVRGRTAIFISHRMSSSVFCDKILLLQDGEIKAFDSHTNLMKQNNLYSELFTTQAKNYQLQII; this is encoded by the coding sequence ATGAAAAACAGGCAAGTGTTGAAAGTATTTAATAAAACTATAAAAGAAATTATGCCTTCCATATATTTGTGGTTGTTTATTGGGGCTATTGCAAGTGCACTAAATACTTTGTTGACCATAATGATACCCAAATTGCTTATAGATGCAGTTATGAAGAAGGTTACTATTTCCTATCTCTTGAAAATGCTATTAGTTATAGGAGTATCAAAATATGTATTATTAGAAACAAATAAATGGATTGTGATCAAACAAAACAATCAAAAAGGAATCTTAAATCAGAGGACTATGAAAAGATTTGCAAAAAAAATAACTGCTATTGATTATAGTTATTTGGAAGATCCAGACATATTGGATTTAAAGGAACGAGCTACTTTTGCTGTCCAGTCATATGGTGCATTAGAGGTTATTGTAAATTCAATGATTAAATTTTTAACTGCAGTATTTACTCTAGTTGGAATTAGTGGAATTATAATTCAATTTAATTATCTATTTTTGCTAATTATCTTTGTATTATCAGCACTTAGTTTAGTATTTAGTTATAGAATAGTTATTGAAACTCAAAAATCAACACAATTAGTTATTCCTATAAATCGTAAATATAATTATTATGTTGGGCAATGTTTGAATGGTTCTCAGCAAAATGATTTTAGAATCTATAATATGAGTGATATGATGGTTGATAAAATTGCAGATTTAAATATGGAATCTATGAGATGGTTTGATAAACTTTATATTAAAATTGCAAATATATTATCAATCCAAAGTTTGCTCAATCACTTAACACAATTTGTAACTTTTACCTATGGAGCAATTCGTGTACTTTCCACGCAATTTGGGACTAAAATCACGATAGGAGAATTTACACTTTTGGTAGGAGCAAGTCAGCAATTTTCCACTGCATTTATGTTTGCAGTTGAAAGCTATTTCAAATTTATTGAATCCCTAAATTATTTAGAGCCTTTTGCTCAATTTATGGCTTTGCCTGAAAGTGAAGAAAAGCATGGTGAGATTGTACCTGAAAGTTTTGAAACATTGGAATTTCACAATATATCCTTTTCTTATCCAAAAAGTGAAAAAAAGATTTTAAATAACATTAGTTTTAGTATTCATAAAGGCGAGAAGATATCAATTGTGGGATTAAATAATGCAGGAAAAAGTACTATTGTAAAACTAATTTGCCGTTTTTATCGACCTGATGAAGGGGAGATACTTTATAATGGCAGAAACATAGAGGAGTATGATTATGATGAGTATATGAAAATACTTGCGGTTGTTTTCCAAGATTATAAGCTGTTTCCATTTACTATAAGAGAAAATATAGTAGCAGGAAGGACCAATGTGTCCGATGAAGAAATTTGGCAGGTATTAGAGGAAACCAATATCAAAGCTGCTATTTGTGAGTTGCCAAAAGGGTTGGATACTTATTTGGATAAACATATACATGAAGATGGCACAGATTTTTCTGGAGGGCAACGTCAAAAACTTGCAATTGCAAGGTCTGTAGTAAAGCAAGGTGAACTTGTTATATTAGATGAACCAACTGCTGCTTTGGACCCATTGGCAGAAAGTGAAATTTATGAGGACTTCCATCGCTTAGTGCGAGGGCGAACCGCTATTTTTATATCTCATAGGATGAGTTCTTCAGTTTTCTGTGACAAAATATTGTTGTTGCAAGATGGAGAGATAAAAGCTTTTGATAGTCATACCAATTTGATGAAACAAAACAATCTTTATAGTGAATTATTTACAACCCAAGCTAAAAATTATCAACTGCAAATCATATAG
- a CDS encoding ABC transporter ATP-binding protein translates to MRYIQAASKKKTIQRMVEPITKEIWWSMILHGISGGLIPVLSVFSMEWITSRILKSNVEIGEVIKIIALVSLGGFCLEIIKTQTERRTYNKINLIRMNFLKKLMHKTMTMDLKYYENPEFADEMESCIIAVQSNTNGIEGIYHMVYLLGAKLLGAILLAIILARINFWIVVVIFLSVLFTFWTLTKISDARYQRKEELNQAERRNFGYGHLTTDFSYGKDIRIYNFQDRFLQSYENEIQNLEGIYRDLFLIERRFSLLSILGLVFADLFAYYILTTNGMLTFQVSEFVMYLTATSIFSLMMNEITEDFANVHREFAYCKDTIGFLDMNFITDESDKSYAPGTPISVEFEHVSFKYPNSKKYVFEDLSFKIEPSEKLALVGVNGAGKTTIVKLLTGLYRPTSGRILINDIDYTQFSIEDLHELFGVVFQDIEPLAVTIKENVAASSKDIDGKRVEMALRQVGLWDKISQYEKGIDQMLLKIINEDGAVLSGGENQKLMIARALYRKGTQMMIMDEPTAALDALAEEKIYREFDQIMQGKTSLFISHRLASTLFCDRILLLDGGKVLEEGTHDELLNYDGLYAHMFKTQGKYYQEVEKNEKQASVESI, encoded by the coding sequence ATGAGATATATTCAAGCTGCATCTAAGAAAAAAACCATCCAACGGATGGTTGAACCTATCACCAAAGAGATTTGGTGGAGTATGATTTTACATGGAATATCAGGCGGTTTGATTCCTGTATTATCTGTTTTTTCTATGGAATGGATTACGAGTAGAATTTTAAAAAGCAATGTGGAAATTGGAGAAGTGATAAAAATTATCGCCCTTGTATCTTTGGGTGGTTTTTGTTTAGAAATCATTAAAACACAGACTGAAAGACGGACATATAATAAAATTAACTTGATTCGAATGAATTTTTTGAAGAAATTGATGCATAAGACAATGACTATGGATTTGAAGTATTATGAAAACCCAGAATTTGCAGATGAGATGGAATCTTGTATAATTGCTGTTCAAAGTAATACCAATGGAATTGAAGGGATTTATCATATGGTTTATCTATTGGGTGCAAAATTACTTGGTGCAATTTTACTTGCCATTATTTTAGCTCGAATTAATTTTTGGATTGTAGTAGTAATTTTTTTATCTGTATTGTTTACATTTTGGACATTGACAAAGATATCGGATGCACGTTACCAAAGAAAAGAAGAGCTAAATCAAGCAGAAAGAAGAAATTTTGGCTATGGGCATCTAACTACAGATTTTAGTTATGGAAAAGATATTCGAATTTATAATTTTCAAGATCGTTTTTTACAAAGTTATGAAAATGAAATCCAAAACCTAGAAGGTATCTATAGAGATTTGTTTTTAATTGAAAGAAGATTTTCATTATTGTCCATTTTAGGATTGGTATTTGCCGATCTATTTGCTTACTATATATTAACGACCAATGGTATGTTGACATTTCAAGTTTCAGAATTCGTTATGTATTTAACTGCAACTAGTATATTTTCACTTATGATGAACGAGATTACAGAGGACTTTGCAAATGTACATAGAGAATTTGCCTATTGTAAAGATACAATTGGTTTTTTGGATATGAATTTCATTACAGATGAATCAGATAAAAGCTATGCACCTGGTACACCAATATCGGTGGAATTTGAACATGTTTCTTTTAAATATCCAAATTCTAAAAAATATGTTTTTGAAGATTTATCATTTAAGATTGAACCTTCAGAAAAGCTTGCACTAGTAGGTGTTAATGGAGCTGGGAAAACCACAATTGTGAAATTGCTTACGGGACTTTATCGTCCGACTTCAGGCAGAATCCTTATTAATGATATTGATTATACGCAGTTTAGTATTGAGGATTTACATGAATTGTTTGGCGTGGTTTTTCAAGATATTGAGCCATTGGCTGTGACGATTAAGGAAAATGTAGCTGCTAGTTCTAAAGATATTGATGGGAAAAGGGTAGAAATGGCTTTAAGACAAGTTGGACTTTGGGATAAAATTAGCCAGTATGAAAAGGGAATAGATCAAATGCTATTAAAGATTATTAATGAAGATGGTGCCGTTTTGTCAGGTGGAGAAAATCAAAAACTTATGATTGCAAGGGCACTTTATAGAAAAGGAACACAAATGATGATTATGGATGAACCTACAGCAGCATTGGATGCACTTGCCGAAGAAAAGATTTATCGTGAATTTGATCAAATTATGCAAGGAAAAACCTCATTATTTATTTCTCATAGATTAGCAAGTACTCTTTTTTGTGATCGAATACTACTATTAGATGGCGGAAAAGTGTTAGAAGAAGGAACTCATGATGAATTGTTGAATTATGATGGACTTTATGCTCATATGTTTAAAACTCAAGGAAAGTATTATCAGGAGGTGGAGAAAAATGAAAAACAGGCAAGTGTTGAAAGTATTTAA
- a CDS encoding ArsR/SmtB family transcription factor yields MKLIVENKPNIYWEANAIVREILNREKGEPVHIIENKDRFILSEDEINEKYSDLIKFYVKIFDESIDVLKGYPEWKELFSIQSNQEDYGFFESVTRFTNAKEVDELSKTEFFNACYYHLQNINAEAEQVDLDDMEETRKALEEVKDRAFDAEYYIGKIMASELDNDEKIKMMDLFQHADERFSAYVELIQRIEKIYLKYYSDVEHYVKSKVELFSSSGKDDVKDTPIANYIDAERWNFPSDESIHLYFSIINKGTLGMTIIMDESIRPNMIFGILFEELTELLNKEKHDAELFVEQMKALGEENRFNIMKLLSQKPHYLKEIACTVGLTSATVSHHMEQLIKAQLVYMTTKGRKVYYHVNDKKIEKLGELFDQWEKGCKK; encoded by the coding sequence ATGAAATTAATTGTTGAGAATAAACCCAATATCTATTGGGAAGCAAATGCTATTGTAAGAGAAATTTTAAATCGTGAAAAAGGAGAGCCTGTACATATCATTGAAAACAAGGATCGTTTTATATTATCTGAAGATGAAATCAATGAAAAATACAGCGATTTGATTAAGTTTTATGTAAAGATTTTTGATGAATCAATAGATGTTTTAAAAGGTTATCCAGAATGGAAAGAATTATTCAGCATCCAATCAAACCAAGAGGATTACGGATTTTTTGAATCGGTGACTAGGTTTACCAATGCAAAGGAAGTGGATGAACTATCGAAAACAGAATTTTTTAATGCTTGTTATTATCATCTTCAAAACATAAATGCCGAAGCAGAACAAGTAGATTTAGATGACATGGAAGAGACTAGAAAAGCTCTTGAAGAAGTGAAGGATAGAGCATTTGATGCAGAATATTATATAGGAAAAATTATGGCTTCTGAGTTAGATAATGATGAAAAAATTAAAATGATGGATTTGTTTCAACATGCAGATGAAAGATTTTCTGCTTATGTTGAACTTATTCAAAGAATCGAAAAAATTTATTTGAAATATTATAGTGACGTAGAGCATTATGTTAAATCCAAAGTAGAATTGTTTTCTTCTTCAGGAAAAGATGATGTCAAAGACACCCCAATTGCAAATTATATAGATGCTGAACGTTGGAATTTTCCAAGTGATGAGTCTATCCATTTATATTTTTCAATCATAAATAAAGGTACATTAGGAATGACAATTATTATGGATGAATCCATAAGACCAAATATGATTTTTGGTATTCTATTTGAAGAACTTACGGAGTTACTTAACAAGGAAAAACATGATGCGGAACTTTTCGTTGAACAAATGAAGGCTTTGGGAGAAGAAAATCGATTTAATATTATGAAACTGTTAAGTCAAAAACCACACTATTTAAAAGAGATTGCTTGTACTGTAGGTCTTACTTCCGCTACAGTGTCACATCATATGGAACAATTAATTAAGGCACAGCTAGTTTATATGACTACTAAAGGACGAAAAGTTTATTATCATGTGAATGATAAAAAAATTGAAAAGTTGGGAGAATTATTTGACCAATGGGAAAAGGGGTGTAAAAAATGA